The sequence ATTCCACCTTCCAATCGATCTCCGGCAGGGGGTAGCAATCCTTAGGGAAAGCTTTGTTGATATTCGTAAAATCGACGCACATCCTCCACCCTCCGTCAGATTTCTTCACCATGACGGGGTTTGCAACCCAGGTAGGGTATTTCGCTTCCCGGATTATGCCAACCTGGAGTAGTTCTTCAACCTCTTTGCAAGCAGCCTCATCCCTCTCATTAGCGAGGTTTCTTTTCTTCTGATGTATTGGCTCTAGGTGCTTGTATTCATTGAGCTTGTGTTCCGTAGAGAAGGTGGTTTCGTCGATACTGAGCATTCGAGGAATGCCTGTCATATCTCTGTATTCCCAAACAAAGATGTCGATGTTCGCCTGCAGTAGCTTGCGAAGCTTCTTCTTCGTTTCCAAAGGTAACGAACCTCCGATAATTACTTGTTGATTGGGGAACAGAGGGTTGATGGAGATTTTCTCTTCGCTCGAGCCTTCTTCTCTAGTTTCGAGGATGCATTCACTTGGTCTTTCCTTCTTTTCCCTGATTACCATGATAACCTTTTCTCGATCATAGGTTGAAGCTAGAGTGCCAATCCCTTCGGATGTGTAGAACTTCACCAATTGATGTACGGTAGATGCAATTATCCCCATTTTCATCATGGCTACTCTTCCTAGCAGGATGTTATGCTACGAGACGGCCCGAACCACTACAAAATCCAGCGTTTCGGTTCTAGTTAGTGGTGGCTCTCCGATGGCGAAGTCGAGGTCAACCTCTCCGATTGGCCAGCATCTTTCTCCAGAGAACCCAATTAGCAGTACCCTCGATGGGTTCAGGCAAGCCTTAATGGCGGGGCTAAGCTGGTCGAAGCAATGTACATACATGATATCGCATGCGCTGCCACCATCCAAGTACACTCGGTGTACCTCTCTCTCGAAGATTCGCCCATTGATTATGACAGGTTTGTCGGAGGGAGTGATCGTGTCAAGTGCTGGGAAAGAGATCTCTTCCCAATCTATTACTCCGCTCTTTCTTTCCCTCTTGTAGGTTCTTGGCTTCTTAACTGCGAAACATTCTGCGACCGTAAGTATTGCGTTGTCCATATTCGATTTCTTTTCTTCGGTTCTGGGCTCTTGCTTTGGTACCTTCGGGTTGCGTATGCCCTTTACTAAATGTGTCAATTTCCCAGATCTGACTGCCTCTTCGATAGCTTGCCTTAGCTGTATGCAGTCGTCCGTTTCATGGCCGAAGTCATTATGAAAGTCACAAAATTTACTTGTGTCTCTCATTTTTCCTTTGCTATTTAGCTTTGGTGGAGTTTTGAAGGCTTAGGTGGCCTTTTCGGTAGCTAGGATTTCTTTAGGTGACTTTACCAGCGTTCCGAGGATACCAGGGGTGTTTTCCCTTCTATAAGGGGAGAACCTATTTCGGTCGTTTCTTCTTCCGGACTTCTCTTCACGGTGACTTGGTTTTTCTTTTCGCATGAAGCCTTGAGTTTCTTCGTACACGAAGCTACTCGCGGTGTCTTTCGCGTCAAGCCAAATGTATGCTTTGTCTAGCAATGCTTCGTAAGTGTCAGGGAGATCCCGACTGAGATGTTCCACCAATGCTCGGGTCCTGCAACCGTATAAGATTCCCGAGATCCTTTGTGACTCGGGGAGTCCTGGAATCCGCAGGGTTTCGTCCGTATATCGAACGAGAAAAGCCCTCGAAGCTTCACCATCTTTTTTCTTGATACTGTGGGCAGCGACGTGATTCTTCTTGTGTTTTTTTTGCTGGCTAAACTTCGACCTAAAAAGTCATTTAAGGTCCTCGAAGCTGGAGACAGAATCTTTTGCTAAAGAGTCGAACCAGATCCTTGCATCACTTTTGAGCACGTATGAGAACGCGTGACAAGCCACAGTTGTATCCCATTTTGACATTCGACCCGCATCttcgaagatatttataaaatcATCGGGGTCGTCTTTTCCTTCGTAATACCCCAGGTGGGATGGTATCTTCATCCCGATAGGTAGCGGGTGGTTTTGTATTGAAGATACGAAAAGAGTTTTCTAACTCTTCCAAGGTTAGTCTAAATATCCACCAGCATTTCCA comes from Rutidosis leptorrhynchoides isolate AG116_Rl617_1_P2 chromosome 4, CSIRO_AGI_Rlap_v1, whole genome shotgun sequence and encodes:
- the LOC139841502 gene encoding uncharacterized protein, whose product is MRDTSKFCDFHNDFGHETDDCIQLRQAIEEAVRSGKLTHLVKGIRNPKVPKQEPRTEEKKSNMDNAILTVAECFAVKKPRTYKRERKSGVIDWEEISFPALDTITPSDKPVIINGRIFEREVHRVYLDGGSACDIMYVHCFDQLSPAIKACLNPSRVLLIGFSGERCWPIGEVDLDFAIGEPPLTRTETLDFVVVRAVS